CGCCGGCGTGGATTGTAGAAGCGTTCGATGTAATCGAACACGTCAGCCTTGGCCTGATCGCGCGTGCGGTAGACCTTGCGAGCCGTACGCTCGGTCTTGAGCGAGGAGAAGAAGCTCTCCATTGCGGCGTTATCCCAGACGTTTCCGGAGCGGCTCATCGAACAGATGACGCCATTATCGGCCATCAGACGCTGGAACGGCGCGCTGGTGTATTGGGCGGATTCAAACGGTCGTCGCAACACTCTGAAGTTGGAGGTTGCGATGAGCATCCGAAAGCGGCGATCGGCACGGTCTGGACGAGCGCCATTACCTTCACCAGGACGGCCGCCTTTGGCGGGGCGCGATGAACAGATTCGATTCTGGCGGGCGATCGCCGCGGGGCTGAGCAGCGAAGATGCTGCTCTCGAAGCCGGAGTGTCGCAGCCTGTAGGAACCAGATGGTTCCGAAAGGCGGGCGGTATGCCACCAGCAATGTTCAGATCCTCGGCAAAGCCGCCTGGTCGTTACCTGTCATTGGTGGAGCGTGAAGAGGTCGCACTTCTTAGGGTGCAGGGCCATTCCATGCAGGAGATCGGGCGCCGCCTGAGGCGAGCCGCCTCGACAATCTCCCGTGAACTGCGGCGCAACGCAGCCACGCGCAGCGGCGGGTTGGAGTATCGGGCGACGACTGCCCAGTGGCATGCGGATCGATCGGCCCGTCGGCCCAAACCGACCAAGCTTGCGCTCAACACAACCTTGCGCACCTATGTGGAGGAGAGACTTGCCGGCGTCGTCGTGGCTCCGAGCGGCGTTTCCGTTCCAGGTCCTGCCGTTCCGTGGAAGGGCCGCCGGCATGGCCCGCGAAAGGATCGGCGATGGGCAAGGGCCTGGAGTCCGGAGCAGATTGCCCGGCGCTTGCCGATCGACTTCCCGGACGACAAGACGATGCGTATCAGCCACGAAGCCATCTATCAGGCCCTCTTCGTTCAGGGCCGGGGGGTGCTGCGCCGCGAACTGACGGCCTGCTTGCGAACAGGACGCGTGTTGCGGGTGCCAAGGGCGCGCGTCCGCAGGCGAGGCAAGGGCTTTGTCTCGCCCGAGATCATGATCAGTCAACGCCCCGTCGAAGCAGCCGATCGAGCGGTGCCTGGCCACTGGGAGGGAGACCTCATCCTCGGTCTTGGCAGCTCGGCGATCGGCACGCTGGTCGAGCGCACAACGCGCTTCACGATGCTGCTGCATCTGCCCCGCCTCGCGGGGCACGGCGAAGCTCCTCGCACGAAGAACGGGCCAGCGCTCGCGGGACACGGAGCTGAGGCCGTGCGCGATGCGATCGCGCGCACCATCATCACCTTGCCCGAAGAACTGCGTCGCTCGCTGACGTGGGATCAGGGAGCCGAAATGGCCCAGCACGATCGTCTCAAAATCGATGCGGGTGTCCAGGTCTACTTCTGCGATCCGCAAAGCCCATGGCAGCGCGGCACCAACGAGAACACCAATGGGCTGCTGCGTCAGTACTTCCCGAAAGGCACCGACCTGAGCATCCACAGCGCCGATGAGATTGCCGCCGTGGCAGCGGTCCTCAATGCCCGACCGAGAAAGACGCTGGGCTGGAAAACGCCGGCAGAGGCGCTTGACGCGTTACTGCCATGAGTGAACACAATCGGTGTTGCGACGACCGTTTGAATCCGCCTTGGCTGCCCCGGTCGGAGTGATGCAGCAGGGCGTCGGGCTTGCCCCGGCGCCAGATCGCCATCATGAGCGCATCGGTGACGAGTTGTGCCATCATCGACGCGTTCATGGACCAGCCAACCACCCGCCGCGAGAAGAGGTCGACAACCGCGGCCACGTAGAGCCAGCCTTCGGCCGTCCAGACATAGGTGAAGTCTGCCACCCACTTCTGGTTCGGCGCCGATGCCTGGAACTGGCGATCGAGCAGGTTTGACGCGATGCCGACGCTGACCCGCTCCCCCGTATCAGGGGGAAGGCCACGGCGCCGCGGCCGAGCGCGAAGAGCTTGACCGTGCATCAGACGTTCGATCCGGTGGAGCCCGCAGGAAACGCCATCGGCGAGAACGTCATGCCAGACCCGGCGAGCACCATAGGTTCTGTCGCTGGCAACGAAGCTCGCTCGCACCTTCGCGCCGATCGCCTCATCGTCCTTGGCCCGCTGGCTCGGGGACCTTGTGAGCCAGGCGTAGAAGCCAGAACGCGAGACCCCGAGCGCCTCACACAACCATGCCGTCGGCCAGATCCCCCGATGTTTCGCGACGAACCCGAATTTCATATCGAGTCCTTCGCGAAGTAGGCCGCGGCTTTTTTTAGGATATCTCGTTCGGCCTTGAGCTTGGCAACCTCGCGTCTCAGCCGCTCGATCTCCAACTGCTCGGGCTTCATCTGGCCCTGGCCGGGGAACGCCTGCTGCGGATCGGCCACAAAATCCTTGGCCCATTTGCGCAGCACGTTCTCATGCACATCCAGGTCGCGCGCCGCTTGCGCGACCGCAACCCCGCGCTCCTTGATCAGCTTCACAGCCTCGAGCTTGAACTCCCGGCTGAACTTTCGTCGTTGCATAGGCCACCTCCGGCTTCACAGTTGACACCCAAACTCGGTGTCCGTGAAACCGGCAGCAGGCCAAAAAGCGACGCTTCTCACCGGCGACCAGGATTTCAAGCCCCTAGTCGATGCCCTCGTTCAGGAAGGGATGTTCGTCACGCTGTGGTATCCTCCGGGTGAGACCAACTCGGAAATCATAAGGGCCGCCGACCGACGCAGACCGATCCTTCTGTCGCAGCTCGCGGACCTTCTCACTCCAGAATCCCGACAACGTTTCGCTTTGCCTCACATGCGGAATTTTCATCCGCCCGAACAGGCGGAGCCATCGGACAAGAGAGCTTCGTGGTCGCTAGATGATAGCAGGTACGCCCTATTTCGGGACGGTCAGGATTGGCTAGTCATCCGCAGCACGTCAGACCCCTTGAACCGGCTCCATATTCGCCATTCCAACTGGGATCTGCTGCTTTTGCATATGAAAGAACACAATATGCAGATCCCCGAGGAACATCACCGCATCGGAGCAACTTGATACTCACCGAACTGCCAGACGACCTCGCGCTGGCGCGAGCGGGCTTGGAAAGGCAACTAAGCGACTGATTTTATCGGCCTTGCTCGCCGCGTTAGCGACGACCGTATGGTCGTGACAAAATGCTTCAGCAGACATTCAGCTAGGCGACTTCGCAACGGCAGGTCAAAAATTAGGTGGTGCTTTTGGTGGTACAGCGCCCATTGACTGGCTTCAGGCGTCGCGCGGCTCGGCTACCTAGGAACCTACCAACTCTGCCTGAGCGCAACGCTGCCCCTGAGCGCGCGGTGGCGGTCGCCGACCTCGCCGTCGAGGGCGAGCGAGGCGGCGAAGCCCTGGCGGAAGCGGGCTTCCACGCCAAGCGTGGCGAGCGCGGTATGGGTCGAGGCGCGCGCGCCGAACACGGCGAAGGTCGAGCCGGCAAGCGTCTGGAACTGCGCCTCCGCGCCGCGCTGGGTGTTGGACTGCACCGCATAGGCGAGGCGCGAGAAGGCCAGGAGGTCGCCGGTCTCGGCCGAAGCGACGAGGGCATCGGCCCTGGCGCCGAGCTCGGCCCGCAGGGTGCCGGTGGTGCGGCCGGCATAAGCGAGCGCGAAGGCGCCGGTGGCGGGCATGTCCCAGCTCTCGCGATAGCCCGGCGCGACATAGGCGATGGCCTCCGCGGCGGCATAGGGAGTGAGCCCGAACTGTCCGAGCCCGAAGCGCCGGCCGGCCTCGAGACGGCCGCCGAAGGTATGGCCGACCGGTCCCGAGCGATAGGTCTCGGTCAGGCCGAACCCTGAGACATCGCGCGTCACGTCGAAGCGGTTCCAGCCATAAGCGAGCGCCGCCGAGACATGACCGGGCCCGAGCCGCATGGAGCCATAGGCGCCGATCTGCGCGAAGTCGCCGCTGCCGGAGCCGCGCGTGCCGAGGCCGAAGGAGCTGCCGCCGCCGGCGACCGCGAAACCGACGACGAGGCCCGGCGCGACCAGCCGGTCGGCGCCGGCCGCAACCCCATAAAGCGACGAGGCGGAGCCGGCCGCGCCGAGGCCGGTATCCGAGGCCGTGCGGCCGGCCTGACCGTAAGCCTTGGTCCAGATCGACCAGGCCGCTTCGACCCGCGCGGCAGGCGTGCGCACTGAAGCGATATCGGCCATCTCGATCAGCGAGGAGCCGGGCGCATTGGCGGTAGCACCGCGCGCGCCGGCCATCGGGTCGAGCATGATGCCGAGAAAGGTCGAGGCCCCGGTCAGGCCCGTCGATACGGCACCGGTGCCCGCCTCGCCGGTGAGCCGGCTGAGCTGGGTCGCCAGAGTGGCGCCGGTGACGCCGATCAGCGAGGTCGGGATGAAGCCCGGCTGCGTGCCGGTCGCATCGATCACCCGGTCGATGACGGCGGCGACATGGGCGAGGTTCCGCCCGCCCTGCCCGGCGAGCGCCGTGCCGGCACGATAGCCTTTCACCGTCAGCTGCACATCGTTCGGATTATAGACGATTGAACCGACCGCACCGTCGCCCAGCAGTGTGAAGGTGCCCGCAACGCCACCAGCCGCGGTCAGCACCGTATGGCTCTGGTCCGCAAAGCTCACCGCCTTGAACGACAGGTTGCCGCCGCCAAGCGTCGCCGTGCCGGTGGCCGTCGTGAGGCCGCCGGGAGCAAAGGCGTAGGTTCCGCCGGCATAAAGCGTCAGGTTGCCATTGACGACAAGCGTGCCACCCGATGGCGCGAAGGTCGCGCCGGACTGGACCGTGGTGTTGCCCACCGCGCCATGGCCGGAAAGCGCCCCGCCCGACCGCAGCGTGATCGTCGCGGCCCCCTTCGTGTCGGTGGTCGCCATCTCGATCCGGCTGGCCGATGTGATCGTCGCGGTGCCGGTGGAGGCATCGTCCTGGAAGCGCAGCCGGCCCGTATTGTTGATGGTCGCTGAACCTGCAGTGGCATTGTCGACAAAGGTGGTGGTGCCCGCGTTATTTATGATGGCCGAGCCTGCTGTCGTCCCGAAGCTGAATCGGAGCGTGCCCTGACCACGGTTGTCGATCGTGGCGCCTTGGCCGCTGGCAGCCGAGATGAGCGTCATGCTGCCGGTGTTTACGACCGTCGTCTGTCCCAGACCGCCCGTGCCGAAATAGCCCGAGACGAGCAAGGTTCCGCTATTGAGGATGAGCCCTGCTCCGGCATTGGTCGTCCTCATGGACAGGTAATTGCGATTGTCGATTGTCGCGGTCCCGGTCGATGACTGGTCGGAGAAGAGGATGGCGCCGAGATTGAGGATGCTCGCCTGGCCAGCGGTGCTGTCGTTGTTGAAGTCGACCCATCCGGCGCGTCGGTTCGTGATCGTCGCCGCCCCGGCGGATGATTGACCGCCGAAGGTGGTGTTCCCGGCGAGGTCGAGCGTCGCATTGCTCAGTGTCGCGGTGTTCCCAACCCTGAGCTGTCCTGCCGTCGTGATCTTCGCCGATCCGGCCGAAGAGCTGTCGAAGAACCAGATGGCAGTGCTGTTCTGTGTGGTGATGATGGCGTTGGCGGCTGTCGAGGAGTCCTCGAACTGCACCGCGCCGTTGTCGAGTGTCAGCGCCACGCTGCCCGCGGAGGAATTACCGTAAAAATAGGCTGTTCCGCCGCTGACGAGAATGCGAGACGCCGCAGCGGTGCTGTTGTCGTAGAAGTACAGCAGGCTATTGACGGCGTTGATCGTCACCGATCCGGTCGAGGCGGAATTGTAGAAATTAAGGCCGGCGCGGTCGAGGTTCAGCGTGTAATCGGCCCCCGCGGCCGCCTGCAGGCCGACACCCGTGAGACGGATCCTCTGCATGAGGTCGGACGGGTCCTGGCGGCTGAACGAATAGGCCGGCGCGCCGGCAGCAAAGTATAGGCCGCCTAAGCTCTGGTCGGCGCTGACGATCAGCGAGGTCGTCGACGAGGCGCCAAAAGTCGCGGTCCCGGTCGGCACGGCCCCGCCGGACCAGTTGTTGGCGGTGGACAGGACGTTTGAGCCGGGATTGGCCAGCCACGTCGCGTCCTGCGCGACGGCTGGAGCCGCGGCTGCCGTCAATGCCGTCGCCGCCAGCAGCACATGCACCCGCGTCCATGCACCCCGCCGGCTCATCGCCGGCCTGTTCCTGCCTTCCATGCCCAACCCCTGCTAGCCCCCGCGCCGACGGACTGGGACCGTCAGACGGCGCAAACTAGGGCGGCGCCGGCTGGCAAGTCTTCTCATCCAGCGCATGACGGAGGCGCTGTGATGGATCATAGACGGCCCGGCGTGCCACTGAGCCTGCCGGCGACATGCCGGGATTTGCGCCTCTGCGCAGTCAGCCTGAACCCGCGACTCGTTTCGCCAGCTCGGCCTTCTTGATCTTGCGGGTCGGGGTCATCGGCATCTCGTCGATGAGTTCGAGCCGTTCCGGCCATTTGGTCTTGGCGACGTCGTGGCGCGCCAGCCATGCCCTGAGTTTGTCGAGATCAATGCCGGCGCCCGCGTGCAAGACGACAAAACAACAGGCGCGCTCGCCCAGCACCGGGTCGGGCATCGGCACGATCGCGCAGATCTCGACCGCCGGATGCCGCGCGATCAGCGCCTCGACATCGGCCGGATTGAACTTCACCCCGCCCCGGTTGATCACCTCTTTCGATCGCCCGGTAATGGTGAGATGGCCGTGTTCGTCCAGGCGCGCGAGGTCGCCGGTGCGGAACCAGCCGTCGGCGCTGAAGGCTTCCGCCGTCGCACTCGGATTGTCGAGATAGCCGTCGAACACGGAGATGCCGCGCACCTGCAATTCGCCTTCCGTGCCGACTGGCAACGGCTCCGTTCCGTCGGCGACCCTGAGCTCGGTGCCGGGGCTGGCGCGCCCGACGCTGGTCAAGCGGACCGGCTCGGCATCGCCGGGCCGGGTGAAACTGCCGGCCTGCATTTCGCTCATGCCCCAGAGCTGGCAAACCTTTCCCTCCGGCATCAGGTCCTGCAGGGCGCGGGCGAGCTCCGGCGGGCAGGCGCTGCCTGATATCAGCACGAAGCGCAGCGAGGAAAGCCGGTCCGGGGTCAGTAGACCCTCGTTCAGGCAGCCAGCCAGATGCGCCGGCGCGACGAACAGCCCGGTCGGCCGGTGGCTGTCGAGCGCGGCTGCCAGGCTGACGGGCGTGAAGGCCGGCAGGACGGCGGTGGCGGCCCCCGCCGACAGCGCCAGATTGATCGAGAACAGGCCGTAGAGATGGCTGAACGGCGCCGCCGACAGCAGCACCGAGGACCCGTCAATGCCGAGTTCCGCTGCGCTGAGCCGGGCATTGGCCAGGAACCTGGCATAGGGAACCGGCACGCCTTTGGGCGCGGCCGTGGTCCCCGAGGTGTAGAGCAGGACGAACCGATCGCCGGGTTGCGGGCGATCATCGGGCGGCGTGCCCGGCCCGCTGGCCAAGGCTTCGAAGGCCATCGCGCCATCAGGCGCATTGGGCCCGACCGCAACGACAAGCCGGAGATCGGGCAGGCTTTGGCGCAGCGACAGGACGAGCGCGGCCGGGCTGACATCCCTGGCCTCGGCCAGGCAGATGACTGCCTTGGCCCTGGCATGCCGCAGCAGAGGTTCGATGTCGGCGGCTCTGTAGGGCATGTGGATGGTTTGCAGCACGGCGCCAATAGAGCCCGCCGCCAGATAGCACTGCAGAAACGCCAGGCCGTTCGGCAATTGCACCGCGATGACGTCGCCTTTGCCGAGCCCATGGGCGCGAAACGCGCCGGCGAACGCCAGCGCCTGCTGATGCAGCGCGGCGTAGGAGATGACGCCATGCGGCCCGATACAGGCGGGCTGGCCGGCCCGCGCGGCGGCATGATGGTCCATCCAGTCGCGCAGCGTTTCCGGCATCACGACCTCGGCCACATCAGCCTCCTCGATGCCCGGGCGTTGCGTCGGAGCGCGCGGGCTCCTTGCGCGCCAGCCCATCATGGCGATCGAGCATCGCCTCGCGCCAGGCGGCGAGCCGGTCGGACGGCTCGAGCACCTCGAAACGGCTGACGATGCGCGCCCACTGGAACAGGCTGAACAGGATATGGTCGGCATAGGCCGGTTGTTCGCCGCAAAGGAACGGCTGGCTGCGCAAGGTCGCCCGCGCCGGATCGAGCAGCTTGCGAAAGGCCAGAATGTCCTTGTCGCGCTCGGCGGCGAGCTGTTCCAGCGGCCGGCGGAAAACCTGCTCCATCTGCTGGCGCAGATGATGCGCGTCCTCGTCGCCGACGCATGCGACGACATCGATCATCAACAGCGGCACCAGTTTGGGAATCAGCGTGCGATCGACATAAGCGTTGACGAAACGGCAAAGCGCCTGGCCGATGGCGCCGCCGAACAGGCTCGGCCGGTCGGCGTAGCGCCGTTCCAAATGTTCGGCGATCGCCCAGGAATCGGCAATGACCTGGTCGCCGTCGACCAGGATCGGCACCTTGTCCTGGCCGCTGAAGGCGATCGCCTGCTTGTCGCTGACCGGCACCGCGCGGCTCTCCGCGCTCAGGCCCTTGTGGGCCATCGCCATATGTGTGCGCCAGGAGAACTGGCTATAGCGGCGCCCGTTCAATCCGCCGAGTTCGTAGAGGATCAAGGCCATGGTCACTCAGCCGATCTCGTGCTCTATTCATTACTTATTCTACGTCGCACTTTCAGTGAGTCAATCAGCATGGCGCCGCGTCGATCACGCATTCTCGACACCGACCAGGCCGGCATTGCCGTCCGTCCCGGACCGCCCGCGCCGCCGCACCTGGCGCGCACCGGCCACGAGGCCGTCGTCACCGAGTTCGAGCAGGCGCTGATCTGCGCCGGCGAGGCCTTTGTCCGTTTTGCCGGTGCCCTGCTCGGCCCGGAGGCGCGCGAGCACAATCTGTCCGGCCAGGACTGCATCATCCTGCAGCAATTGGTCACGGCGGGTCAGCCGAGCCGCATTGCCGACCTCCTGCGCTTCGCCAACCGGGAAGATGTCTCCAACGTCCAGTACAGCCTCAGGAAACTGATCAAGGCGGGGCTCGTCCGCCAGGTCAAAGGCGCGACCAATCGCGACATGGCTTACGCCGTCACCGAGGACGGCGCCCGCGCGACCTCACGCCTGGTCTCGCTCAGGCAGGAGCTGCTGATGCTGCCGACCAAGGAGATCGCCGGCCTCGACAGCCAGCTGCGATCGATGACCGCGGCTCTCGGCCTCCTGACCGGCCTCTATGATCACGGCAGCCGGGTGCTGGTCGGGCGGCGCTAGGTGCAGGAGCGCCCGCCCCGGCTTGGGTCAGCCGGTTTCGCACCAGACCCATAGCAGCGTCGCATCCGCGCCATCGGTGGTGTAGCAGAGGTGATCGAGGCGGCTGTCGAAATAGAGGCTGTCGCCGGCGGTCAACCTGATCTCGGCATAGGAGCCGCTGACGAAGGCGACGGCACCGGACAGGACATAGAGAAATTCTTCGCCTTTGTGCGAGGCTGGCTTTTCGAACTGGTGGGCGCTGCGTGCCTTCACCGTGGTGACGAAGGGCACCATGCGGCGGTCCTTCAGGCCGGTGCACAAGAATTCATGGATATAGTTCCGGTCCTCGGTCCGCCGTCCGCCACCCGCCGGCGTCGAGGTCAGCCGCCCGATATGGCCGGTGGATTGCTCGGAGAACAGGTTGACCAGCGCGACGCCGAGGCCGGCGGCGATCCGCTCGAGCACCTCGAAGGTCGGCGAGGCCCGGTCGTTCTCGATCTTCGAAAGGGCGGATTTCGAGACGCCGCTGCGCCGGCTGGTTTCATCCAGGGTCAGGCCCTGGTCGGTACGGATGGCGCGAATCCGCTGGCCGATCCTGAGGTCGGAGCGTTCCGCCCCGCCCGCCGCGGCATTCGACCCGAGAGGAACGACATCTGGCATGGGGGTGTTGACCTCTCAAATCGGACCGCCTCGGCCGCGCCAGGCAGTCTATCGGGCTGCGGAACCGGATTACGCCTTGTTTGGGACGTGAGGCGACGAATGGCGGCGTCCGGGCACCGCCGCCAGCAGTTCGCGGGTATAGGCGTGCTGCGGATCGGCGAAGACCGCCGCGGTGTCGCCGATCTCGACGATCCGGCCTCTTTGCATCACGGCGATCCGGTCGCAGATCTGAGCCGCGACGCGCAGGTCGTGGGTGATGAAGATCAACGACATCGCCAGCCTCTGCTTCAAATCGCGCAGCAGCAACAGGATCTGCGCCTGCACCGAGACGTCAAGCGCCGATACCGCTTCGTCGGCGACCACCACCTCCGGTTCCAGCGCCAGGGCTCGCGCGATGCCGATCCGTTGCCGCTGGCCGCCGGAGAATTCATGCGGATAGCGCTCGAGCGCATCGACGCTCAAGCCGACGAGCTGGATCAGCTCGCGCGCCTTGTCATGAGCGGCACGCGCCGGAACGCCGTGCGCCATCGGCCCGTCGGCAATGATCCGGCCAATGGTCTTGCGCGGATTGAGCGAGGCGTAGGGATCCTGGAAGACCATCTGGATACGCCGGCGCAGCGGCCGCAGCCGGCTGCCGCGCAGAGCCATGAGATCGACGTCGCCGAGCCGGATCGCGCCGCCATTGGGTTCGAGCAGGCGGACCAGGCATTTGCCGACGGTCGACTTGCCGGAACCGGATTCGCCGACGATGCCGAGCGTTTCGCCGCGCCGCAGCGTGAAGCTGACATCGGCCGCCGCCGACACGACCCGTGGCGGCCGGAAAAACCCGACGCTGGTGACATAGGTCTTCTCAAGGTTCTCGACGGCGAGCGCGGTCGCCGCATGCGGCCTCGGGCCGGCCGGCGGCGGCGTCAAGGATGGGACGGCCGCCAGCAGCGATTTCGTATAGGCGTGGGATGGCGCGCGCAGCACCTCGGCGGCGCTGCCGGTCTCGACCAGACGGCCCTGGCGCATCACCGCGACGCGGTCGGCAATGTCGTCGACCACGCCGAAATCGTGGGTGATGAACAGCACGCCCATGTCGCGGTCGCGCCTGAGCCTCTCGATCAGCTTGAGGATCTGGCCCTGGGTGGTGACGTCGAGCGCGGTGGTCGGTTCGTCGGCGATCAGCAGGCGCGGTTCGAGCGCCAGCGCCATGGCGATCATCACGCGTTGGCGCTGGCCGCCGGACAATTGATGGGGAAAGGCGCGCATCAGCTGAGCCGGTTCCGGCAGGCCCACTTCGGCGAGCAGAGCCACCGCCCGTTCGGCCCGTTCCAGTGGCATCAGGAGGCCATGGGCCTTGAATACCTCGGTGATCTGGTCGCCAATGCGCTGGACCGGATTGAGCGAGGTCATCGGCTCCTGGAAGATCATGCCGATCTGGCGGCCGCGGACCGCCCGCATCTGATCCTCCGAACGGCCGGTGAGCGAGGCTCCGCCGAGCGTGATGTCGCCGGAGCGGCTGACCAGATTGCGCGGCAGCAGGCCCATCACGGCATGGGCGGTGATCGATTTGCCGGAGCCGGATTCGCCAACGATGCACAACACCTCGCGCGCCGCGACATCGAAGCTGATGTTCTCGACGGCATGCGGCCGGTCGGCACCGGCCGGCAGGGCGATGGTCAGGTCGCGGACCGACAGGATCGGCGTTTGCACGGCGGCCACGGTCATAGTCGACCCTTCTTGAGCGTCGGGTTGAGCGCATCGTTGAGCCCTTCGCCGACCAGGTTGAGCGCCAGCACGGTGACGAAGATGGCCGCGCCGGGAATGAAGCTGATCCACCATTGTTCGAGCACCCGGGTCCGGCCGGCCCCGACCATGTAGCCCCAGCTCATCACGTTCGGATCGCCGAGCCCGAGGAACGACAGGGAGCTTTCCAGCAGGATCGCGGTCGCCGTCATCAGCGAGCCGAGCACGATGATCGGCGAAACCACATTGGGCAGCACCTCGGTCAAGATCACCTTGGCGACCGGTTGGCCGGTGACGATGGCTGCCTGGACATATTCGCGCGAGCGCAGGCTGAGCACCTCGCCGCGCACCATGCGCGCCACCGGCGGCCAGCTGACGATGGCGATCGCCAGGACGATGGAGGCGACCGACGGCTGCAGGATCGAGACGACGACGATCGCCAGCGCGAAGGACGGAATGGTCTGGAAGAATTCGGTGAGCCGCATCAGCGCGTTGTCGATCCAGCCGCCGAAATAGCCGGCGGCGGCGCCGACCGGCACGCCGACCAGCAGGGCGGCCAGCGTCGAGACCAGGCCGATCAGCAGCGACACCCGGCTGCCATGGACGAGGCCTGCGAGGATGTCGCGCCCGAGCGCGTCGGTGCCGAGCGGCGCGCGCTCCAAAGCGAAGGGCGCCAGGAACGGCCGATTGACCATGCGCCAGGGCGAGGTCGGATAGATGTGGGGCGCCAGCGCCGCCACGGCGACGATGATGAGGAGAATGGCGATGCCGACCAGGGCGCCCCGGTTCTCCGCGAAGCGGCGCAGGAATGCTGTCACGAGGCCACCTCGATGCGCGGATCGACGAACCGGTAGACCAGGTCGGTCAGGATGTTGAACAGGATCACCATGGCCGAGCAGGTGAAGAACACCCCGAGCAGGACCTGGTAGTCGCGCTGGATCAGGGCATCGAACAGCAACCGGCCGATACCGGGCCAGGCGAACACGGTCTCGACCAGCAGCGAGCCGCCGACCAGCTGCCCGGCCTGCAGGCCCGCCAGCGTCACCACCGGCAGGATGGCGTTGGGAATCATGTGGTGACGGACGATGGCGCCCGGTCCCAGGCCCTTGGCATAGGCGGTCTTGATGTAGTCGAAACCGGCCACCTCGAGCATCGAGGCGCGCATCATCCGGGCATAGACGGCCGTGAAGAACAGCCCGAGCGTGGTTGCCGGCATGATCAGGTGCCAGCCGATGTCGAGCGCCCGCCGCACGCCGGTATAACCGGCGCCAACGCTTTCGTAGCCGACATTGGGCAGCCAACCCAGGTGCTTCGAGAAGACGATCTGGGCGATCAGCGCGAGCCAGAACAGCGGCATCGCGTAGAACACCAGCGAGGCCGAGGTGATGGCGCTGTCCGACAGGCGCCCGACCCGCCGGGCAGCCAGCGTGCCGAGCGTCACGCCGGCGCAGAGCGAGATGACCAGAGCGGTGCCGGTCAGCAGCAGGGTCGCCGGCAGGCGTTCGATGATCAGATCCAGGACCGGCCGCTGCTGGCGATAGCTGAAGCCGAGATCGAGCGTCGCGATCCCCTTCATATAGTGCCAGAATTGCTCGACCAGCGGCCGGTCGAGCCCGAACTTCTCGCGCAGCTGCTGGAGGAACACGGCGTCGCCGGCCCCGGCCTCGCCGGCCATCACCTGCGCCGGATCGCCCGGCGCCAGGCGGATGAGAAAGAAGTTCATCGCGGCGATCGCGATCAGGATGACGACCGCATTGATCGTCTTCCGGCGCAGGAACCCGGCAAGTGTCACGAGCCCATCCTCCTGATGATGGCGGAACCGGCGGGAGGGACACAGCCCGCCGGCCGCCGCGGAATGGCCGAACTAAGCTTTCCAGGCATCCTGGAACGCGTCGTTCATGCCGGTTGCGGTCTTGATCAGGTTCTGGACGTTGCTGCGATGGATCGTCGGGAATTCCAGCTCCAGCATCCAGGCCACCGGCAGGTCGTCGGCCAGGATCTGTTGCGCCCGGGTATAGAGGGCCTGGCGCTGCGCCGCGTCGTTGGCGGCGGCCGCCTC
This portion of the Phreatobacter stygius genome encodes:
- a CDS encoding NYN domain-containing protein, translating into MSVKPAAGQKATLLTGDQDFKPLVDALVQEGMFVTLWYPPGETNSEIIRAADRRRPILLSQLADLLTPESRQRFALPHMRNFHPPEQAEPSDKRASWSLDDSRYALFRDGQDWLVIRSTSDPLNRLHIRHSNWDLLLLHMKEHNMQIPEEHHRIGAT
- a CDS encoding IS30 family transposase, whose product is MSIRKRRSARSGRAPLPSPGRPPLAGRDEQIRFWRAIAAGLSSEDAALEAGVSQPVGTRWFRKAGGMPPAMFRSSAKPPGRYLSLVEREEVALLRVQGHSMQEIGRRLRRAASTISRELRRNAATRSGGLEYRATTAQWHADRSARRPKPTKLALNTTLRTYVEERLAGVVVAPSGVSVPGPAVPWKGRRHGPRKDRRWARAWSPEQIARRLPIDFPDDKTMRISHEAIYQALFVQGRGVLRRELTACLRTGRVLRVPRARVRRRGKGFVSPEIMISQRPVEAADRAVPGHWEGDLILGLGSSAIGTLVERTTRFTMLLHLPRLAGHGEAPRTKNGPALAGHGAEAVRDAIARTIITLPEELRRSLTWDQGAEMAQHDRLKIDAGVQVYFCDPQSPWQRGTNENTNGLLRQYFPKGTDLSIHSADEIAAVAAVLNARPRKTLGWKTPAEALDALLP
- a CDS encoding class I adenylate-forming enzyme family protein, with protein sequence MAEVVMPETLRDWMDHHAAARAGQPACIGPHGVISYAALHQQALAFAGAFRAHGLGKGDVIAVQLPNGLAFLQCYLAAGSIGAVLQTIHMPYRAADIEPLLRHARAKAVICLAEARDVSPAALVLSLRQSLPDLRLVVAVGPNAPDGAMAFEALASGPGTPPDDRPQPGDRFVLLYTSGTTAAPKGVPVPYARFLANARLSAAELGIDGSSVLLSAAPFSHLYGLFSINLALSAGAATAVLPAFTPVSLAAALDSHRPTGLFVAPAHLAGCLNEGLLTPDRLSSLRFVLISGSACPPELARALQDLMPEGKVCQLWGMSEMQAGSFTRPGDAEPVRLTSVGRASPGTELRVADGTEPLPVGTEGELQVRGISVFDGYLDNPSATAEAFSADGWFRTGDLARLDEHGHLTITGRSKEVINRGGVKFNPADVEALIARHPAVEICAIVPMPDPVLGERACCFVVLHAGAGIDLDKLRAWLARHDVAKTKWPERLELIDEMPMTPTRKIKKAELAKRVAGSG
- a CDS encoding autotransporter outer membrane beta-barrel domain-containing protein produces the protein MSRRGAWTRVHVLLAATALTAAAAPAVAQDATWLANPGSNVLSTANNWSGGAVPTGTATFGASSTTSLIVSADQSLGGLYFAAGAPAYSFSRQDPSDLMQRIRLTGVGLQAAAGADYTLNLDRAGLNFYNSASTGSVTINAVNSLLYFYDNSTAAASRILVSGGTAYFYGNSSAGSVALTLDNGAVQFEDSSTAANAIITTQNSTAIWFFDSSSAGSAKITTAGQLRVGNTATLSNATLDLAGNTTFGGQSSAGAATITNRRAGWVDFNNDSTAGQASILNLGAILFSDQSSTGTATIDNRNYLSMRTTNAGAGLILNSGTLLVSGYFGTGGLGQTTVVNTGSMTLISAASGQGATIDNRGQGTLRFSFGTTAGSAIINNAGTTTFVDNATAGSATINNTGRLRFQDDASTGTATITSASRIEMATTDTKGAATITLRSGGALSGHGAVGNTTVQSGATFAPSGGTLVVNGNLTLYAGGTYAFAPGGLTTATGTATLGGGNLSFKAVSFADQSHTVLTAAGGVAGTFTLLGDGAVGSIVYNPNDVQLTVKGYRAGTALAGQGGRNLAHVAAVIDRVIDATGTQPGFIPTSLIGVTGATLATQLSRLTGEAGTGAVSTGLTGASTFLGIMLDPMAGARGATANAPGSSLIEMADIASVRTPAARVEAAWSIWTKAYGQAGRTASDTGLGAAGSASSLYGVAAGADRLVAPGLVVGFAVAGGGSSFGLGTRGSGSGDFAQIGAYGSMRLGPGHVSAALAYGWNRFDVTRDVSGFGLTETYRSGPVGHTFGGRLEAGRRFGLGQFGLTPYAAAEAIAYVAPGYRESWDMPATGAFALAYAGRTTGTLRAELGARADALVASAETGDLLAFSRLAYAVQSNTQRGAEAQFQTLAGSTFAVFGARASTHTALATLGVEARFRQGFAASLALDGEVGDRHRALRGSVALRQSW